The following are encoded together in the Bombus affinis isolate iyBomAffi1 chromosome 6, iyBomAffi1.2, whole genome shotgun sequence genome:
- the LOC126917180 gene encoding SANT and BTB domain regulator of class switch recombination isoform X2: protein MEINQISNSSLKENMHKLLAICGSTTKEDLSEIFYKLEDCNQSKLTIGMFFEFIKLAYQVNDNCGSLTTILTTENKLDWGKLAKIDILCKIQNYNNTDEKYINSNVMQKHKSIHTAEEISSDTDDNNIKYSLHCIMPPNMQLKNKQTYTYDQNVISDFERCNQIMQSSLRIEDMNIGRSVDTTENFLITLMKTNLSDVLHEGLLDSILPYMIPKPTISQPIIKKSIISTEVKKCNSLTNNIETKVLTNVMHKEKEKDKSKSSKRSTDNEVEIHVCDEEKNIKKNFHCPQKLLIQKMRYFADVTAGQKLEEIDISVHCDVTIFDWLMRWVKKDIIKKSEWPVLEINNVIPIMVSASFLQMEPLLESCLQYCRENISDILKTSTVLTGLDDNLLIRLVEQFTNEDVEALKDKKDKIQSKLFCKLIMSLAEVMPDHKRGHYSSLATLFKCSKCGKNIIQSVSNYVPCISSAMKIDNHGNIHSKHIRDLTWTLNDYIISLRTELRSWRKVYWRLWGDCHFLFCTQCNIYFPVHHFEWCCYHTEFPQFFINEQQRPIPFPLGRYPCCSQRAYKFGVLPNHEGCRYREHIPDIKTQTDISVLNIFTVHREVIVMKPPQLFFPEKITRLVARDTSLQPGKLICKDIMWWLGIELTPQRPRLGLLGKIWSGSGFRRISQMHDLQKSSQKVRQQVSIATDTSSITSSTTDSDIDDGITTYEYSSIDEESNHSEESHARSSLKLKNKIKKKSRNDIMWRNNGRSWSGNLNVRHNQDNQRDFEENAALQMITLLTKRVSVDSSSLLKSSTKHNRIKKQLNGGIYTRLEAELRDQLNQSYKKNITGKYFLRTKLNKS, encoded by the exons atggaaataaatCAGATTAGTAATTCATCTTTGAAAGAGAATATGCACAAATTATTAGCGATATGTGGTTCAACAACTAAAGAAG ATTTgtcagaaatattttataaacttgAGGATTGCAATCAATCAAAGTTGACAATTGGAATGTTTTTTGAATTCATAAAACTTGCATACCAAGTTAATGACAATTGTGGAAGTTTAACTACAATATTAACCACAGAGAACAAGCTTGATTGGGGCAAGTTAGCAAAAATTGATATACTTTGTAAAatacagaattataataatactgATGAAAAGTACATTAATAGTAATGTCATGCAGAAACATAAAAGTATTCATACAGCAGAAGAAATTTCATCTGATACAGATGATAACAATATTAAATACTCTCTACATTGCATTATGCCTCCAAATATGCAACTTAAAAATAAGCAAACATATACTTATGATCAAAATGTAATATCTGATTTTGAAAGATGCAATCAAATTATGCAAAGTTCATTACGAATAGAGGATATGAACATTGGAAGATCTGTAGATACAacagaaaattttttaattaccttAATGAAAACAAATCTAAGTGATGTACTGCATGAAGGTTTATTAGATTCAATATTGCCATATATGATTCCAAAACCTACTATTTCACAGCCTATTATTAAAAAATCTATTATAAGTACCGAGGTGAAGAAATGTAATTCATTGACTAATAATATTGAAACCAAGGTACTTACGAATGTCATGCataaagagaaggaaaaagataAAAGTAAATCAAGTAAGAGATCAACTGA CAATGAAGTGGAAATTCACGTCTGTGATGAAGAAaagaacattaaaaaaaatttccaTTGTCCTCAAAAGCTTCTTATTCAAAAAATGCGTTATTTTGCTGATGTGACAGCAGGTCAAAAATTAGAGGAAATAGATATATCAGTTCATTGTGATGTTACAATATTTGATTGGCTAATGAGATGGGTGAAAaaagatattataaaaaaatctgAATGGCCAGTTTTGGAAATTAATAATGTTATTCCAATAATGGTGTCCGCATCATTTTTACAAATGGAACCACTACTAGAAAGCTGCTTACAATATTGTCGTGAAAACATATCTGATATATTAAAAACATCAACAGTTTTAACTGGTTTAGATGATAATCTTTTAATAAG ATTAGTAGAACAATTTACAAATGAAGATGTTGAAGCATTAAAAGACAAAAAGGATAAAATtcaaagtaaattattttgtaagtTGATTATGTCTCTTGCCGAGGTAATGCCAGATCATAAGAGAGGACACTATAGTTCTTTAGCTACTTTATTTAAGTGCAGTAAATGTGggaaaaatattattcaatCAGTTTCTAATTATGTACCATGTATTTCAAGTGCAATGAAAATTGACAACCATGGGAATATTCACAGCAAACACATAAG AGATTTAACATGGACTTTAAATGATTACATTATTAGTCTTCGAACAGAGTTACGTTCTTGGCGTAAAGTTTATTGGAGGCTATGGGGAGATTGTcactttttattttgtacacagtgtaatatatattttccagTTCATCACTTTGAGTGGTGCTGCTATCATACAGAATTTCCACAGTTTTTTATTAATGAACAACAACGGCCTATACCATTTCCTCTGGGCAGATATCCATGCTGTAGTCAACGAGCATATAAGTTTGGAGTATTACCAAATCATGAAGGTTGTAGGTATAGG GAACATATTCCAGATATTAAAACTCAAACAGACATAAGTGTATTGAATATTTTTACAGTACATAGGGAAGTAATAGTTATGAAACCACCACAATTGTTTTTCCCAGAAAAGATTACTAGATTAGTAGCTCGTGATACATCGCTTCAACCAGGAAAATTAATATGTAAAGATATAATGTGGTGGCTTGGTATAGAACTTACACCACAGCGACCAAGACTTGGACTTTTAG gAAAAATTTGGAGCGGGTCAGGATTCCGACGAATATCTCAAATGCATGATTTACAAAAATCATCACAAAAGGTTCGTCAGCAAGTTTCTATTGCAACTGATACTTCATCGATTACATCTTCGACAACAGATAGCGATATAGATGATGGTATTACAACTTATGAATATAGTAGTATTGATGAAGAATCAAATCATAGTGAAGAATCTCATGCACGGTcttcattaaaattaaaaaataaaataaaaaagaaatcaagAAATGACATCATGTGGAG aaataatGGTCGCTCGTGGAGTGGTAACCTAAATGTAAGACACAATCAAGATAATCAAAGAGATTTTGAAGAGAATGCAGCTTTACAAATGATAACGCTACTAACAAAGAGAGTATCTGTAGACTCCTCTTCGCTATTAAAATCATCTACTAAACATAATCGGATAAAAAAACAATTAAATg GAGGAATTTATACAAGATTGGAAGCAGAACTTCGTGATCAACTAAATCAatcttataaaaaaaatataactgGGAAGTATTTTCTACGtacgaaattaaataaatcataa
- the LOC126917180 gene encoding SANT and BTB domain regulator of class switch recombination isoform X3 produces MEINQISNSSLKENMHKLLAICGSTTKEDLSEIFYKLEDCNQSKLTIGMFFEFIKLAYQVNDNCGSLTTILTTENKLDWGKLAKIDILCKIQNYNNTDEKYINSNVMQKHKSIHTAEEISSDTDDNNIKYSLHCIMPPNMQLKNKQTYTYDQNVISDFERCNQIMQSSLRIEDMNIGRSVDTTENFLITLMKTNLSDVLHEGLLDSILPYMIPKPTISQPIIKKSIISTEVKKCNSLTNNIETKVLTNVMHKEKEKDKSKSSKRSTDNEVEIHVCDEEKNIKKNFHCPQKLLIQKMRYFADVTAGQKLEEIDISVHCDVTIFDWLMRWVKKDIIKKSEWPVLEINNVIPIMVSASFLQMEPLLESCLQYCRENISDILKTSTVLTGLDDNLLIRLVEQFTNEDVEALKDKKDKIQSKLFCKLIMSLAEVMPDHKRGHYSSLATLFKCSKCGKNIIQSVSNYVPCISSAMKIDNHGNIHSKHIRDLTWTLNDYIISLRTELRSWRKVYWRLWGDCHFLFCTQCNIYFPVHHFEWCCYHTEFPQFFINEQQRPIPFPLGRYPCCSQRAYKFGVLPNHEGCRYREHIPDIKTQTDISVLNIFTVHREVIVMKPPQLFFPEKITRLVARDTSLQPGKLICKDIMWWLGIELTPQRPRLGLLGKIWSGSGFRRISQMHDLQKSSQKVRQQVSIATDTSSITSSTTDSDIDDGITTYEYSSIDEESNHSEESHARSSLKLKNKIKKKSRNDIMWRNNGRSWSGNLNVRHNQDNQRDFEENAALQMITLLTKRVSVDSSSLLKSSTKHNRIKKQLNDATI; encoded by the exons atggaaataaatCAGATTAGTAATTCATCTTTGAAAGAGAATATGCACAAATTATTAGCGATATGTGGTTCAACAACTAAAGAAG ATTTgtcagaaatattttataaacttgAGGATTGCAATCAATCAAAGTTGACAATTGGAATGTTTTTTGAATTCATAAAACTTGCATACCAAGTTAATGACAATTGTGGAAGTTTAACTACAATATTAACCACAGAGAACAAGCTTGATTGGGGCAAGTTAGCAAAAATTGATATACTTTGTAAAatacagaattataataatactgATGAAAAGTACATTAATAGTAATGTCATGCAGAAACATAAAAGTATTCATACAGCAGAAGAAATTTCATCTGATACAGATGATAACAATATTAAATACTCTCTACATTGCATTATGCCTCCAAATATGCAACTTAAAAATAAGCAAACATATACTTATGATCAAAATGTAATATCTGATTTTGAAAGATGCAATCAAATTATGCAAAGTTCATTACGAATAGAGGATATGAACATTGGAAGATCTGTAGATACAacagaaaattttttaattaccttAATGAAAACAAATCTAAGTGATGTACTGCATGAAGGTTTATTAGATTCAATATTGCCATATATGATTCCAAAACCTACTATTTCACAGCCTATTATTAAAAAATCTATTATAAGTACCGAGGTGAAGAAATGTAATTCATTGACTAATAATATTGAAACCAAGGTACTTACGAATGTCATGCataaagagaaggaaaaagataAAAGTAAATCAAGTAAGAGATCAACTGA CAATGAAGTGGAAATTCACGTCTGTGATGAAGAAaagaacattaaaaaaaatttccaTTGTCCTCAAAAGCTTCTTATTCAAAAAATGCGTTATTTTGCTGATGTGACAGCAGGTCAAAAATTAGAGGAAATAGATATATCAGTTCATTGTGATGTTACAATATTTGATTGGCTAATGAGATGGGTGAAAaaagatattataaaaaaatctgAATGGCCAGTTTTGGAAATTAATAATGTTATTCCAATAATGGTGTCCGCATCATTTTTACAAATGGAACCACTACTAGAAAGCTGCTTACAATATTGTCGTGAAAACATATCTGATATATTAAAAACATCAACAGTTTTAACTGGTTTAGATGATAATCTTTTAATAAG ATTAGTAGAACAATTTACAAATGAAGATGTTGAAGCATTAAAAGACAAAAAGGATAAAATtcaaagtaaattattttgtaagtTGATTATGTCTCTTGCCGAGGTAATGCCAGATCATAAGAGAGGACACTATAGTTCTTTAGCTACTTTATTTAAGTGCAGTAAATGTGggaaaaatattattcaatCAGTTTCTAATTATGTACCATGTATTTCAAGTGCAATGAAAATTGACAACCATGGGAATATTCACAGCAAACACATAAG AGATTTAACATGGACTTTAAATGATTACATTATTAGTCTTCGAACAGAGTTACGTTCTTGGCGTAAAGTTTATTGGAGGCTATGGGGAGATTGTcactttttattttgtacacagtgtaatatatattttccagTTCATCACTTTGAGTGGTGCTGCTATCATACAGAATTTCCACAGTTTTTTATTAATGAACAACAACGGCCTATACCATTTCCTCTGGGCAGATATCCATGCTGTAGTCAACGAGCATATAAGTTTGGAGTATTACCAAATCATGAAGGTTGTAGGTATAGG GAACATATTCCAGATATTAAAACTCAAACAGACATAAGTGTATTGAATATTTTTACAGTACATAGGGAAGTAATAGTTATGAAACCACCACAATTGTTTTTCCCAGAAAAGATTACTAGATTAGTAGCTCGTGATACATCGCTTCAACCAGGAAAATTAATATGTAAAGATATAATGTGGTGGCTTGGTATAGAACTTACACCACAGCGACCAAGACTTGGACTTTTAG gAAAAATTTGGAGCGGGTCAGGATTCCGACGAATATCTCAAATGCATGATTTACAAAAATCATCACAAAAGGTTCGTCAGCAAGTTTCTATTGCAACTGATACTTCATCGATTACATCTTCGACAACAGATAGCGATATAGATGATGGTATTACAACTTATGAATATAGTAGTATTGATGAAGAATCAAATCATAGTGAAGAATCTCATGCACGGTcttcattaaaattaaaaaataaaataaaaaagaaatcaagAAATGACATCATGTGGAG aaataatGGTCGCTCGTGGAGTGGTAACCTAAATGTAAGACACAATCAAGATAATCAAAGAGATTTTGAAGAGAATGCAGCTTTACAAATGATAACGCTACTAACAAAGAGAGTATCTGTAGACTCCTCTTCGCTATTAAAATCATCTACTAAACATAATCGGATAAAAAAACAATTAAATg ATGCAACTATTTGA
- the LOC126917180 gene encoding SANT and BTB domain regulator of class switch recombination isoform X1 encodes MEINQISNSSLKENMHKLLAICGSTTKEDLSEIFYKLEDCNQSKLTIGMFFEFIKLAYQVNDNCGSLTTILTTENKLDWGKLAKIDILCKIQNYNNTDEKYINSNVMQKHKSIHTAEEISSDTDDNNIKYSLHCIMPPNMQLKNKQTYTYDQNVISDFERCNQIMQSSLRIEDMNIGRSVDTTENFLITLMKTNLSDVLHEGLLDSILPYMIPKPTISQPIIKKSIISTEVKKCNSLTNNIETKVLTNVMHKEKEKDKSKSSKRSTDNEVEIHVCDEEKNIKKNFHCPQKLLIQKMRYFADVTAGQKLEEIDISVHCDVTIFDWLMRWVKKDIIKKSEWPVLEINNVIPIMVSASFLQMEPLLESCLQYCRENISDILKTSTVLTGLDDNLLIRLVEQFTNEDVEALKDKKDKIQSKLFCKLIMSLAEVMPDHKRGHYSSLATLFKCSKCGKNIIQSVSNYVPCISSAMKIDNHGNIHSKHIRDLTWTLNDYIISLRTELRSWRKVYWRLWGDCHFLFCTQCNIYFPVHHFEWCCYHTEFPQFFINEQQRPIPFPLGRYPCCSQRAYKFGVLPNHEGCRYREHIPDIKTQTDISVLNIFTVHREVIVMKPPQLFFPEKITRLVARDTSLQPGKLICKDIMWWLGIELTPQRPRLGLLGKIWSGSGFRRISQMHDLQKSSQKVRQQVSIATDTSSITSSTTDSDIDDGITTYEYSSIDEESNHSEESHARSSLKLKNKIKKKSRNDIMWRNNGRSWSGNLNVRHNQDNQRDFEENAALQMITLLTKRVSVDSSSLLKSSTKHNRIKKQLNAGGIYTRLEAELRDQLNQSYKKNITGKYFLRTKLNKS; translated from the exons atggaaataaatCAGATTAGTAATTCATCTTTGAAAGAGAATATGCACAAATTATTAGCGATATGTGGTTCAACAACTAAAGAAG ATTTgtcagaaatattttataaacttgAGGATTGCAATCAATCAAAGTTGACAATTGGAATGTTTTTTGAATTCATAAAACTTGCATACCAAGTTAATGACAATTGTGGAAGTTTAACTACAATATTAACCACAGAGAACAAGCTTGATTGGGGCAAGTTAGCAAAAATTGATATACTTTGTAAAatacagaattataataatactgATGAAAAGTACATTAATAGTAATGTCATGCAGAAACATAAAAGTATTCATACAGCAGAAGAAATTTCATCTGATACAGATGATAACAATATTAAATACTCTCTACATTGCATTATGCCTCCAAATATGCAACTTAAAAATAAGCAAACATATACTTATGATCAAAATGTAATATCTGATTTTGAAAGATGCAATCAAATTATGCAAAGTTCATTACGAATAGAGGATATGAACATTGGAAGATCTGTAGATACAacagaaaattttttaattaccttAATGAAAACAAATCTAAGTGATGTACTGCATGAAGGTTTATTAGATTCAATATTGCCATATATGATTCCAAAACCTACTATTTCACAGCCTATTATTAAAAAATCTATTATAAGTACCGAGGTGAAGAAATGTAATTCATTGACTAATAATATTGAAACCAAGGTACTTACGAATGTCATGCataaagagaaggaaaaagataAAAGTAAATCAAGTAAGAGATCAACTGA CAATGAAGTGGAAATTCACGTCTGTGATGAAGAAaagaacattaaaaaaaatttccaTTGTCCTCAAAAGCTTCTTATTCAAAAAATGCGTTATTTTGCTGATGTGACAGCAGGTCAAAAATTAGAGGAAATAGATATATCAGTTCATTGTGATGTTACAATATTTGATTGGCTAATGAGATGGGTGAAAaaagatattataaaaaaatctgAATGGCCAGTTTTGGAAATTAATAATGTTATTCCAATAATGGTGTCCGCATCATTTTTACAAATGGAACCACTACTAGAAAGCTGCTTACAATATTGTCGTGAAAACATATCTGATATATTAAAAACATCAACAGTTTTAACTGGTTTAGATGATAATCTTTTAATAAG ATTAGTAGAACAATTTACAAATGAAGATGTTGAAGCATTAAAAGACAAAAAGGATAAAATtcaaagtaaattattttgtaagtTGATTATGTCTCTTGCCGAGGTAATGCCAGATCATAAGAGAGGACACTATAGTTCTTTAGCTACTTTATTTAAGTGCAGTAAATGTGggaaaaatattattcaatCAGTTTCTAATTATGTACCATGTATTTCAAGTGCAATGAAAATTGACAACCATGGGAATATTCACAGCAAACACATAAG AGATTTAACATGGACTTTAAATGATTACATTATTAGTCTTCGAACAGAGTTACGTTCTTGGCGTAAAGTTTATTGGAGGCTATGGGGAGATTGTcactttttattttgtacacagtgtaatatatattttccagTTCATCACTTTGAGTGGTGCTGCTATCATACAGAATTTCCACAGTTTTTTATTAATGAACAACAACGGCCTATACCATTTCCTCTGGGCAGATATCCATGCTGTAGTCAACGAGCATATAAGTTTGGAGTATTACCAAATCATGAAGGTTGTAGGTATAGG GAACATATTCCAGATATTAAAACTCAAACAGACATAAGTGTATTGAATATTTTTACAGTACATAGGGAAGTAATAGTTATGAAACCACCACAATTGTTTTTCCCAGAAAAGATTACTAGATTAGTAGCTCGTGATACATCGCTTCAACCAGGAAAATTAATATGTAAAGATATAATGTGGTGGCTTGGTATAGAACTTACACCACAGCGACCAAGACTTGGACTTTTAG gAAAAATTTGGAGCGGGTCAGGATTCCGACGAATATCTCAAATGCATGATTTACAAAAATCATCACAAAAGGTTCGTCAGCAAGTTTCTATTGCAACTGATACTTCATCGATTACATCTTCGACAACAGATAGCGATATAGATGATGGTATTACAACTTATGAATATAGTAGTATTGATGAAGAATCAAATCATAGTGAAGAATCTCATGCACGGTcttcattaaaattaaaaaataaaataaaaaagaaatcaagAAATGACATCATGTGGAG aaataatGGTCGCTCGTGGAGTGGTAACCTAAATGTAAGACACAATCAAGATAATCAAAGAGATTTTGAAGAGAATGCAGCTTTACAAATGATAACGCTACTAACAAAGAGAGTATCTGTAGACTCCTCTTCGCTATTAAAATCATCTACTAAACATAATCGGATAAAAAAACAATTAAATg CAGGAGGAATTTATACAAGATTGGAAGCAGAACTTCGTGATCAACTAAATCAatcttataaaaaaaatataactgGGAAGTATTTTCTACGtacgaaattaaataaatcataa
- the LOC126917180 gene encoding SANT and BTB domain regulator of class switch recombination isoform X4, which produces MFFEFIKLAYQVNDNCGSLTTILTTENKLDWGKLAKIDILCKIQNYNNTDEKYINSNVMQKHKSIHTAEEISSDTDDNNIKYSLHCIMPPNMQLKNKQTYTYDQNVISDFERCNQIMQSSLRIEDMNIGRSVDTTENFLITLMKTNLSDVLHEGLLDSILPYMIPKPTISQPIIKKSIISTEVKKCNSLTNNIETKVLTNVMHKEKEKDKSKSSKRSTDNEVEIHVCDEEKNIKKNFHCPQKLLIQKMRYFADVTAGQKLEEIDISVHCDVTIFDWLMRWVKKDIIKKSEWPVLEINNVIPIMVSASFLQMEPLLESCLQYCRENISDILKTSTVLTGLDDNLLIRLVEQFTNEDVEALKDKKDKIQSKLFCKLIMSLAEVMPDHKRGHYSSLATLFKCSKCGKNIIQSVSNYVPCISSAMKIDNHGNIHSKHIRDLTWTLNDYIISLRTELRSWRKVYWRLWGDCHFLFCTQCNIYFPVHHFEWCCYHTEFPQFFINEQQRPIPFPLGRYPCCSQRAYKFGVLPNHEGCRYREHIPDIKTQTDISVLNIFTVHREVIVMKPPQLFFPEKITRLVARDTSLQPGKLICKDIMWWLGIELTPQRPRLGLLGKIWSGSGFRRISQMHDLQKSSQKVRQQVSIATDTSSITSSTTDSDIDDGITTYEYSSIDEESNHSEESHARSSLKLKNKIKKKSRNDIMWRNNGRSWSGNLNVRHNQDNQRDFEENAALQMITLLTKRVSVDSSSLLKSSTKHNRIKKQLNAGGIYTRLEAELRDQLNQSYKKNITGKYFLRTKLNKS; this is translated from the exons ATGTTTTTTGAATTCATAAAACTTGCATACCAAGTTAATGACAATTGTGGAAGTTTAACTACAATATTAACCACAGAGAACAAGCTTGATTGGGGCAAGTTAGCAAAAATTGATATACTTTGTAAAatacagaattataataatactgATGAAAAGTACATTAATAGTAATGTCATGCAGAAACATAAAAGTATTCATACAGCAGAAGAAATTTCATCTGATACAGATGATAACAATATTAAATACTCTCTACATTGCATTATGCCTCCAAATATGCAACTTAAAAATAAGCAAACATATACTTATGATCAAAATGTAATATCTGATTTTGAAAGATGCAATCAAATTATGCAAAGTTCATTACGAATAGAGGATATGAACATTGGAAGATCTGTAGATACAacagaaaattttttaattaccttAATGAAAACAAATCTAAGTGATGTACTGCATGAAGGTTTATTAGATTCAATATTGCCATATATGATTCCAAAACCTACTATTTCACAGCCTATTATTAAAAAATCTATTATAAGTACCGAGGTGAAGAAATGTAATTCATTGACTAATAATATTGAAACCAAGGTACTTACGAATGTCATGCataaagagaaggaaaaagataAAAGTAAATCAAGTAAGAGATCAACTGA CAATGAAGTGGAAATTCACGTCTGTGATGAAGAAaagaacattaaaaaaaatttccaTTGTCCTCAAAAGCTTCTTATTCAAAAAATGCGTTATTTTGCTGATGTGACAGCAGGTCAAAAATTAGAGGAAATAGATATATCAGTTCATTGTGATGTTACAATATTTGATTGGCTAATGAGATGGGTGAAAaaagatattataaaaaaatctgAATGGCCAGTTTTGGAAATTAATAATGTTATTCCAATAATGGTGTCCGCATCATTTTTACAAATGGAACCACTACTAGAAAGCTGCTTACAATATTGTCGTGAAAACATATCTGATATATTAAAAACATCAACAGTTTTAACTGGTTTAGATGATAATCTTTTAATAAG ATTAGTAGAACAATTTACAAATGAAGATGTTGAAGCATTAAAAGACAAAAAGGATAAAATtcaaagtaaattattttgtaagtTGATTATGTCTCTTGCCGAGGTAATGCCAGATCATAAGAGAGGACACTATAGTTCTTTAGCTACTTTATTTAAGTGCAGTAAATGTGggaaaaatattattcaatCAGTTTCTAATTATGTACCATGTATTTCAAGTGCAATGAAAATTGACAACCATGGGAATATTCACAGCAAACACATAAG AGATTTAACATGGACTTTAAATGATTACATTATTAGTCTTCGAACAGAGTTACGTTCTTGGCGTAAAGTTTATTGGAGGCTATGGGGAGATTGTcactttttattttgtacacagtgtaatatatattttccagTTCATCACTTTGAGTGGTGCTGCTATCATACAGAATTTCCACAGTTTTTTATTAATGAACAACAACGGCCTATACCATTTCCTCTGGGCAGATATCCATGCTGTAGTCAACGAGCATATAAGTTTGGAGTATTACCAAATCATGAAGGTTGTAGGTATAGG GAACATATTCCAGATATTAAAACTCAAACAGACATAAGTGTATTGAATATTTTTACAGTACATAGGGAAGTAATAGTTATGAAACCACCACAATTGTTTTTCCCAGAAAAGATTACTAGATTAGTAGCTCGTGATACATCGCTTCAACCAGGAAAATTAATATGTAAAGATATAATGTGGTGGCTTGGTATAGAACTTACACCACAGCGACCAAGACTTGGACTTTTAG gAAAAATTTGGAGCGGGTCAGGATTCCGACGAATATCTCAAATGCATGATTTACAAAAATCATCACAAAAGGTTCGTCAGCAAGTTTCTATTGCAACTGATACTTCATCGATTACATCTTCGACAACAGATAGCGATATAGATGATGGTATTACAACTTATGAATATAGTAGTATTGATGAAGAATCAAATCATAGTGAAGAATCTCATGCACGGTcttcattaaaattaaaaaataaaataaaaaagaaatcaagAAATGACATCATGTGGAG aaataatGGTCGCTCGTGGAGTGGTAACCTAAATGTAAGACACAATCAAGATAATCAAAGAGATTTTGAAGAGAATGCAGCTTTACAAATGATAACGCTACTAACAAAGAGAGTATCTGTAGACTCCTCTTCGCTATTAAAATCATCTACTAAACATAATCGGATAAAAAAACAATTAAATg CAGGAGGAATTTATACAAGATTGGAAGCAGAACTTCGTGATCAACTAAATCAatcttataaaaaaaatataactgGGAAGTATTTTCTACGtacgaaattaaataaatcataa